The Primulina tabacum isolate GXHZ01 chromosome 16, ASM2559414v2, whole genome shotgun sequence genome window below encodes:
- the LOC142529746 gene encoding iron-sulfur cluster assembly protein 1-like — MLKHVANRIIGQSLRSPATVAIRMYHERVVDHYNNPRNVGSFDKSDPNIGTGLVGAPACGDVMKLQIRVDEESGKIVDACFKTFGCGSAIASSSVATEWVKGKQMEEVLSIKNTEIAKHLSLPPVKLHCSMLAEDAIKAAVKDYEAKRAKSNGVQVAAPVENAADA; from the exons ATGTTGAAGCACGTAGCTAATAGGATCATCGGCCAAAGCCTGCGATCTCCGGCGACGGTGGCGATTCGCATGTACCACGAGAGAGTGGTGGATCACTACAACAACCCGAGGAACGTCGGATCGTTCGATAAGAGCGATCCGAATATCGGGACGGGGCTTGTGGGAGCCCCTGCTTGTGGCGACGTCATGAAATTGCAGATTAGGGTCGATGAGGAGAGCGGGAAAATTGTCGATGCTTGTTTTAAGACCTTTGGGTGCGGCTCTGCAATCGCCTCTTCTTCCGTTG CAACCGAATGGGTGAAAGGTAAACAGATGGAGGAAGTCCTGTCAATCAAGAATAC GGAAATTGCAAAACATCTTTCTCTTCCACCTGTGAAACTCCACTGCAGCATGCTTGCTGAAGATGCAATAAAGGCTGCTGTGAAAGACTACGAGGCCAAGCGTGCTAAGTCAAACGGGGTTCAGGTGGCTGCACCTGTGGAGAACGCTGCTGATGCTTGA